A region of Chiroxiphia lanceolata isolate bChiLan1 chromosome 23, bChiLan1.pri, whole genome shotgun sequence DNA encodes the following proteins:
- the MSANTD2 gene encoding myb/SANT-like DNA-binding domain-containing protein 2 isoform X4, whose product MAAPCGSSQLPPTEPPLRIPKMEVLSPGSPGALSDGNPSLSDPSTPSGASPLGAGPAAGGAALGARGGASPSVSFSPGGAAAAAAAAACRGMSWTPAETNALIAVWGNERLVEARYQQLEGAGTVFGSKAPGPAMYERVSRALAELGYERTPSQCRERIKTLRRCYSRVKEHGVGKRKSSYTFEQLEQVFGQGGWDSQPCQPVLINSSGLYQELESDGSTMEEYSQEDWGNHSQDLHCYQTGEQELDEMPTTKRTLKIKQESSEDAHVTLFSAV is encoded by the exons ATGGCGGCGCCCTGCGGCTCCTCGCAGCTCCCGCCGACCGAGCCGCCGCTCCGCATCCCCAAGATGGAGGTGCTGTCCCCGGGCTCGCCGGGCGCGCTCAGCGACGGCAACCCCAGCCTGTCCGACCCCTCCACGCCCAGCGGCGCCTCCCCCCtgggcgcggggccggcggccggcggggccgcgctggGCGCCCGCGGCGGGGCCTCGCCCTCCGTTTCCTTCTCGCcgggcggcgccgccgccgccgccgcagccgccgcctGCCGCGGGATGTCCTGGACGCCGGCGGAGACCAACGCGCTGATCGCCGTGTGGGGCAACGAGCGGCTGGTGGAGGCGCGGTACCAGCAGCTGGAGGGCGCGGGCACCGTGTTCGGCAGCAAAGCGCCCGGGCCCGCCATGTACGAGCGCGTCTCCCGCGCCCTGGCCGAGCTGGGCTACGAGCGCACCCCGTCCCAGTGCCGGGAGCGCATCAAG ACCCTCCGCAGGTGCTACAGCCGCGTGAAGGAGCACGGCgtggggaagaggaaaagcagctaCACGtttgagcagctggagcaggtgtTTGGGCAGGGAGGATGggactcccagccctgccagcccgTCCTCATCAACAGCAGCGGCTTGTACCAGGAGCTGGAGTCGGATGGCAGCACGATGGAGGAGTATTCCCAGGAGGACTGGGGAAACCACAGTCAGGACCTTCACTGCTACCAGACCGGCGAGCAGGAATTGG ATGAAATGCCTACCacaaaaagaacattaaagATAAAACAGGAGTCTTCAGAAGACGCGCA CGTCACCTTATTTTCGGCAGTGTAG
- the ROBO3 gene encoding roundabout homolog 3 → MLRYLLKTLLQMNLFADSLGAEGSNSSSSLLLGINRSIAALHLPDLTPGNGSHSQLEDTAPRIVEHPTDLLVSKGEPATLSCKAEGRPAPAVEWYKDGERVETDREDPRSHRTLLPGGSLFFLRILHGRRGKPDEGVYVCVARNYLGEATSRNASLAVAVLRDDFRQPPGDVVVAAGEPAVLECVPPRGHPEPSVSWKKNGVRLSDKDEHLTIRGGKLMVSSTRKSDAGVYVCVATNVVGERDSEPAELVVFERPAFGKRPLNQAVLVEGTAEFACEAVGDPQPAARWHKEEGEMPLGRWEVLPDNTLRIIRLRAEDEGTYTCVADNSVGRSEASGTLTVHVPPQLVTGPRDQAVAPGQSVTFQCQSKGNPPPAVFWQKEGSQTLLFPGQPPLPSSRVWVSPGGAMTIADVQPGDAGHYLCQAINVAGSVLARARLEVMGAPTELHPPEVSPVPANRTVLPVGATARLPCGVWGSDPPGSVGWLKDGSALVGAQSRASLLENGTLQITGLRVRDSGLYECVATSPAGETRWGSSLEVQGDESDLSPPSPVPGVLPGPPSTPVVTNITKSSVTLSWKANKDSDATHVTSYIVEAFSQGAGGPWRTVAADVEGETHTVSGLAPDTVYLFLVRAVNAYGLSDPSGVSEPVHTQADASPTQQGLDPEQVQRELAQVAVHLQEPVVLPLGAVRLSWTVERPAPFLQGYRVLYRRRGGRWEEARAVRAPEERGALLTELRRGQDYEIKVRPYFRQLQGPDSAVRTLRTPEAAPSAPPRAVSVAGNGTSVRISWQPPPLAEQNGVIRDYRIWCLGNESRYHINQSVEGTVLATVLRGLVPGVPYHAEVAAATGAGVGARSAPVPIRVAPLVERDAEPAGGSSMTERLAEVARQPAFIAGVGSACWVVLAAFAAWLYSRRRRKKELSHFTASFAYTPTVAFPTPARGSPRAAAGSVYPWLADAWHGGGTASAAGCLGTAERYYNDAGITRYIAQTEQFGAGAGEGPVYSTIEADSEELCTFPRPFSQYGTPYPGVGPQPMDAAAAQAPRGWAEHGAKAKLGQAVKLPAVSWTELLPPPPSASELSQCTQEKEEEEEEDEEEEAAGR, encoded by the exons ATGCTACGGTACTTGCTGAAGACGCTGCTGCAGATGAATCTGTTCGCCGACTCGCTGGGGGCCGAAGGCTCCAACTCCTCCTCCTCGCTCCTGCTCGGCATCAACCGCTCCATCGCTGCGCTCCACCTGCCCGATCTCACCCCCGGTAATG GGTCCCACTCTCAGCTGGAGGACACGGCCCCCCGCATCGTGGAGCACCCCACGGATCTCCTGGTCTCCAAGGGGGAACCCGCCACGCTGAGCTGCAAGGCCGAGGGGCGGCCGGCCCCGGCCGTGGAGTGGTACAAAGACGGGGAGCGGGTGGAGACGGACCGGGAGGATCCCCGCTCCCACCGCACCCTCCTGCCCGGCggctccctcttcttcctccgCATCCTGCACGGGCGGCGGGGGAAGCCCGACGAGGGGGTCTATGTCTGCGTGGCCAGGAATTACCTGGGGGAGGCCACCAGCCGGAACGCTTCCCTGGCGGTGGCCG TGCTGCGGGACGATTTCCGGCAGCCCCCCGGGGATGTGGTGGTGGCGGCGGGAGAACCGGCCGTGCTCGAGTGTGTCCCGCCCCGCGGCCATCCCGAGCCCAGCGTCTCCTGGAAGAAGAACGGAGTCCGGCTCAGCGACAAGGACGAGCACCTGACG ATCCGCGGAGGGAAGCTGATGGTGTCCAGCACCCGCAAGAGCGACGCCGGTGTCTACGTCTGCGTGGCCACCAATGTGGTGGGGGAGAGGGACAGCGAGCCGGCCGAGCTGGTGGTCTTTG AGCGCCCGGCATTCGGCAAGAGGCCCCTGAACCAGGCGGTGCTGGTGGAGGGGACGGCAGAGTTCGCCTGCGAGGCGGTGGGGGATCCCCAGCCAGCGGCACGGTGGCACAAGGAGGAGGGCGAGATGCCACTGGGAAG GTGGGAGGTGCTGCCGGACAACACCCTGCGGATCATCCGGCTGCGAGCAGAGGACGAGGGCACCTACACCTGCGTGGCTGATAACAGCGTGGGCAGGTCGGAGGCATCTGGCACCCTCACTGTGCATG TGCCCCCCCAGCTCGTCACTGGGCCCCGCGACCAGGCTGTTGCCCCTGGCCAGAGCGTGACCTTCCAGTGCCAGAGCAAGGGCAACCCACCGCCTGCTGTCTTCTGGCAGAAGGAGGGGAGCCAG acCCTGCTGTTCCCGGGCCAGCCCCCACTCCCCTCCAGCCGTGTTTGGGTGAGCCCCGGAGGTGCCATGACCATCGCCGACGTCCAGCCCGGCGACGCCGGCCACTACCTGTGCCAGGCCATCAACGTGGCTGGCAGTGTCCTGGCCAGGGCACGCCTGGAGGTGATGGGGG CACCCACTGAGCTCCACCCGCCGGAGGTCAGCCCCGTTCCCGCTAACCGGACGGTGCTGCCGGTGGGGGCCACGGCGCGGCTGCCTTGTGGGGTGTGGGGCAGTGACCCCCCGGGCAGCGTGGGGTGGCTGAAGGACGGCAGTGCCCTGGTGGGTGCCCAGTCCCGCGCCAGCCTGCTGGAGAACGGCACCCTGCAGATCACCGGCCTCCGG GTGAGAGACTCTGGGCTCTATGAGTGCGTGGCCACCAGCCCAGCGGGCGAGACACGCTGGGGCAGCTCCCTGGAGGTGCAAG GTGATGAATCTGACCtctccccaccttcccctgTGCCTGGAGTCCTCCCCGGGCCACCCTCCACCCCTGTGGTCACCAACATCACCAAAAGCAGTGTCACCCTGAGCTGGAAAGCGAACAAGGACAGCGATGCCACCCATGTCACCTCTTACATAGTGGAGGCTTTCAG CCAGGGAGCGGGTGGCCCGTGGCGGACGGTGGCAGCTGATGTGGAGGGTGAGACCCACACGGTGAGCGGCCTCGCCCCTGACACCGTCTACCTGTTCCTGGTGCGGGCGGTCAATGCCTACGGGCTCAGTGACCCCAGCGGCGTCTCAGAGCCTGTGCACACCCAAG CAGATGCCAGCCCCACGCAGCAAGGGCTGGACCCCGAGCAGGTGCAGCGGGAGCTGGCCCAAGTGGCTGTGCACCTGCAGGAGCCCGTGGTGCTGCCGCTGGGCGCCGTCCGCCTCTCCTGGACC GTGGAGCGCCCAGCGCCCTTCCTTCAGGGCTACCGCGTGCTGTACCGGCGGCGTGGTGGGCGCTGGGAGGAGGCGCGGGCGGTGCGGGCGCCGGAGGAGCGGGGGGCCCTGCTCACCGAGCTGCGCCGGGGCCAGGACTACGAGATCAAGGTCCGACCCTACTTCCGTCAGCTCCAGGGTCCGGACAGCGCCGTGCGCACTCTGCGCACCCCAGAGGCGG CCCCCAGCGCCCCCCCGCGAGCTGTCAGTGTGGCTGGGAATGGCACCAGTGTCCGCATCTCGTGGCAGCCACCACCACTGGCCGAGCAGAACGGCGTCATCCGGGATTACCGG ATTTGGTGCCTGGGCAACGAGAGCCGCTACCACATCAACCAGAGCGTGGAGGGGACGGTGCTGGCCACAGTGCTGCGGGGACTGGTCCCCGGGGTCCCTTACCACGCCGAAGTTGCCGCCGCCACTGGCGCCGGTGTGGGCGCCCGCAGCGCCCCTGTCCCCATCCGCGTCG CCCCCCTGGTGGAGCGGGATGCGGAGCCAGCAGGCGGGAGCAGCATGACCGAGCGTTTGGCTGAGGTGGCCAGACAGCCAGCCTTCATCGCCGGCGTCGGCAGCGCTTGCTGGGTCGTTCTCGCCGCCTTCGCCGCTTGGCTCTACAGCCGCCGCCGCAGGAAGAAGGAGCTCAGCCACTTCACCG CCTCCTTTGCCTACACACCCACCG TCGCCTTCCCGACTCCAGCGCGCGGCAGCCCCAG GGCAGCCGCCGGCAGTGTTTACCCGTGGCTGGCGGACGCGTGGCACGGTGGCggcacagccagtgctgccGGTTGCTTGGGCACCGCTGAGAGATACTACAATG ACGCCGGCATCACCCGTTACATCGCCCAGACGGAGCAGTTTGGGGCGGGGGCCGGCGAGGGGCCGGTTTACAGCACCATCGAGGCGGACAGTGAGGAGCTCTGCACCTTCCCCCGTCCCTTCTCGCAGTATGGGACCCCCTATCCCGGGGTGGGTCCTCAGCCCATGGATGCTGCAGCCGCCCAGGCACCCCGAGGATGGGCTGAGCACG
- the MSANTD2 gene encoding myb/SANT-like DNA-binding domain-containing protein 2 isoform X3, with the protein MAAPCGSSQLPPTEPPLRIPKMEVLSPGSPGALSDGNPSLSDPSTPSGASPLGAGPAAGGAALGARGGASPSVSFSPGGAAAAAAAAACRGMSWTPAETNALIAVWGNERLVEARYQQLEGAGTVFGSKAPGPAMYERVSRALAELGYERTPSQCRERIKTLRRCYSRVKEHGVGKRKSSYTFEQLEQVFGQGGWDSQPCQPVLINSSGLYQELESDGSTMEEYSQEDWGNHSQDLHCYQTGEQELDEMPTTKRTLKIKQESSEDAQTAEKLCNSVSPWLCRSAHETRLTAWMQGLKPRIKSTRKAPFLGGKACQSLGAFYFHFYNFPGLICNLLAGFNVTNTGAF; encoded by the exons ATGGCGGCGCCCTGCGGCTCCTCGCAGCTCCCGCCGACCGAGCCGCCGCTCCGCATCCCCAAGATGGAGGTGCTGTCCCCGGGCTCGCCGGGCGCGCTCAGCGACGGCAACCCCAGCCTGTCCGACCCCTCCACGCCCAGCGGCGCCTCCCCCCtgggcgcggggccggcggccggcggggccgcgctggGCGCCCGCGGCGGGGCCTCGCCCTCCGTTTCCTTCTCGCcgggcggcgccgccgccgccgccgcagccgccgcctGCCGCGGGATGTCCTGGACGCCGGCGGAGACCAACGCGCTGATCGCCGTGTGGGGCAACGAGCGGCTGGTGGAGGCGCGGTACCAGCAGCTGGAGGGCGCGGGCACCGTGTTCGGCAGCAAAGCGCCCGGGCCCGCCATGTACGAGCGCGTCTCCCGCGCCCTGGCCGAGCTGGGCTACGAGCGCACCCCGTCCCAGTGCCGGGAGCGCATCAAG ACCCTCCGCAGGTGCTACAGCCGCGTGAAGGAGCACGGCgtggggaagaggaaaagcagctaCACGtttgagcagctggagcaggtgtTTGGGCAGGGAGGATGggactcccagccctgccagcccgTCCTCATCAACAGCAGCGGCTTGTACCAGGAGCTGGAGTCGGATGGCAGCACGATGGAGGAGTATTCCCAGGAGGACTGGGGAAACCACAGTCAGGACCTTCACTGCTACCAGACCGGCGAGCAGGAATTGG ATGAAATGCCTACCacaaaaagaacattaaagATAAAACAGGAGTCTTCAGAAGACGCGCA AACAGCTGAAAAGCTTTGCAACTCTGTTTCTCCTTGGCTTTGCCGTTCAGCACACGAAACGAGGCTTACTGCATGGATGCAAGGACTTAAACCACGGATAAAATCCACAAGAAAAGCTCCCTTCCTTGGTGGGAAGGCCTGCCAAAGCTTGGgagccttttattttcatttttataactTTCCAGGCCTTATTTGTAACCTTTTGGCTGGGTTTAATGTAACAAACACTGGAGCGTTCTGA
- the MSANTD2 gene encoding myb/SANT-like DNA-binding domain-containing protein 2 isoform X2, translating into MQKCTLRRCYSRVKEHGVGKRKSSYTFEQLEQVFGQGGWDSQPCQPVLINSSGLYQELESDGSTMEEYSQEDWGNHSQDLHCYQTGEQELDEMPTTKRTLKIKQESSEDAQKRDVMQNIMQILESVQLKWELFQSWTDFSRLHLSNKLAIFGIGYNTRWKEDIRYHYAEISSQVPLGKRLREYFNSEKPEGRVIMTRVQKMNWKNVYYKFLEITISEARCLELHMEIDWIPIAHSKPTGGNVVQYLLPGGIPKSPGLYAIGYEECHEKPPSPLAEHRAPDPGNETPGELEVPSPQASLRVDMESARIIYCYLGIAEVRTLQQCLFLHFQANTKTFSKDWVGINAFLSQNCVVEPGVSPKSIYIKFVEVERDFLSAGSLVECLEKAIGYPLKFNN; encoded by the exons ATGCAAAAATGT ACCCTCCGCAGGTGCTACAGCCGCGTGAAGGAGCACGGCgtggggaagaggaaaagcagctaCACGtttgagcagctggagcaggtgtTTGGGCAGGGAGGATGggactcccagccctgccagcccgTCCTCATCAACAGCAGCGGCTTGTACCAGGAGCTGGAGTCGGATGGCAGCACGATGGAGGAGTATTCCCAGGAGGACTGGGGAAACCACAGTCAGGACCTTCACTGCTACCAGACCGGCGAGCAGGAATTGG ATGAAATGCCTACCacaaaaagaacattaaagATAAAACAGGAGTCTTCAGAAGACGCGCA GAAGCGTGACGTCATGCAGAACATTATGCAAATCTTGGAGTCAGTCCAGTTGAAGTGGGAGCTGTTTCAGAGCTGGACGGACTTCTCCAGGCTCCATCTTTCTAACAAACTGGCCATTTTTGGCATCGGGTACAACACCCGCTGGAAGGAGGATATCCGTTACCACTACGCAGAGATCAGCTCCCAGGTCCCCCTCGGCAAGCGGCTCCGGGAATACTTCAACTCGGAAAAACCGGAGGGCCGGGTGATCATGACCCGAGTGCAGAAAATGAACTGGAAAAACGTTTACTACAAATTCCTGGAGATCACCATCAGCGAAGCCCGATGCTTGGAGCTGCACATGGAGATCGACTGGATTCCCATCGCTCACTCCAAACCCACCGGGGGGAACGTGGTGCAGTATTTATTGCCGGGAGGGATCCCCAAAAGCCCTGGCCTGTACGCCATCGGATACGAGGAGTGCCACGAGAAACCCCCCTCCCCGCTGGCCGAGCACCGGGCGCCTGACCCCGGCAATGAGACTCCAGGGGAGCTGGAGGTCCCCTCTCCGCAGGCCTCCCTCCGGGTGGATATGGAATCCGCCCGGATTATCTATTGTTACCTTGGCATCGCTGAGGTCCGGActctccagcagtgcctgtttTTACACTTCCAGGCAAACACCAAAACCTTCAGCAAAGATTGGGTCGGGATCAACGCCTTTTTATCTCAGAACTGCGTCGTAGAGCCCGGCGTCTCGCCCAAATCCATCTACATCAAATTTGTGGAAGTGGAGAGGGATTTTCTGTCCGCCGGCTCTTTGGTAGAGTGCCTGGAAAAAGCCATCGGGTACCCCTTAAAATTTAACAACTGA
- the MSANTD2 gene encoding myb/SANT-like DNA-binding domain-containing protein 2 isoform X1 has translation MAAPCGSSQLPPTEPPLRIPKMEVLSPGSPGALSDGNPSLSDPSTPSGASPLGAGPAAGGAALGARGGASPSVSFSPGGAAAAAAAAACRGMSWTPAETNALIAVWGNERLVEARYQQLEGAGTVFGSKAPGPAMYERVSRALAELGYERTPSQCRERIKTLRRCYSRVKEHGVGKRKSSYTFEQLEQVFGQGGWDSQPCQPVLINSSGLYQELESDGSTMEEYSQEDWGNHSQDLHCYQTGEQELDEMPTTKRTLKIKQESSEDAQKRDVMQNIMQILESVQLKWELFQSWTDFSRLHLSNKLAIFGIGYNTRWKEDIRYHYAEISSQVPLGKRLREYFNSEKPEGRVIMTRVQKMNWKNVYYKFLEITISEARCLELHMEIDWIPIAHSKPTGGNVVQYLLPGGIPKSPGLYAIGYEECHEKPPSPLAEHRAPDPGNETPGELEVPSPQASLRVDMESARIIYCYLGIAEVRTLQQCLFLHFQANTKTFSKDWVGINAFLSQNCVVEPGVSPKSIYIKFVEVERDFLSAGSLVECLEKAIGYPLKFNN, from the exons ATGGCGGCGCCCTGCGGCTCCTCGCAGCTCCCGCCGACCGAGCCGCCGCTCCGCATCCCCAAGATGGAGGTGCTGTCCCCGGGCTCGCCGGGCGCGCTCAGCGACGGCAACCCCAGCCTGTCCGACCCCTCCACGCCCAGCGGCGCCTCCCCCCtgggcgcggggccggcggccggcggggccgcgctggGCGCCCGCGGCGGGGCCTCGCCCTCCGTTTCCTTCTCGCcgggcggcgccgccgccgccgccgcagccgccgcctGCCGCGGGATGTCCTGGACGCCGGCGGAGACCAACGCGCTGATCGCCGTGTGGGGCAACGAGCGGCTGGTGGAGGCGCGGTACCAGCAGCTGGAGGGCGCGGGCACCGTGTTCGGCAGCAAAGCGCCCGGGCCCGCCATGTACGAGCGCGTCTCCCGCGCCCTGGCCGAGCTGGGCTACGAGCGCACCCCGTCCCAGTGCCGGGAGCGCATCAAG ACCCTCCGCAGGTGCTACAGCCGCGTGAAGGAGCACGGCgtggggaagaggaaaagcagctaCACGtttgagcagctggagcaggtgtTTGGGCAGGGAGGATGggactcccagccctgccagcccgTCCTCATCAACAGCAGCGGCTTGTACCAGGAGCTGGAGTCGGATGGCAGCACGATGGAGGAGTATTCCCAGGAGGACTGGGGAAACCACAGTCAGGACCTTCACTGCTACCAGACCGGCGAGCAGGAATTGG ATGAAATGCCTACCacaaaaagaacattaaagATAAAACAGGAGTCTTCAGAAGACGCGCA GAAGCGTGACGTCATGCAGAACATTATGCAAATCTTGGAGTCAGTCCAGTTGAAGTGGGAGCTGTTTCAGAGCTGGACGGACTTCTCCAGGCTCCATCTTTCTAACAAACTGGCCATTTTTGGCATCGGGTACAACACCCGCTGGAAGGAGGATATCCGTTACCACTACGCAGAGATCAGCTCCCAGGTCCCCCTCGGCAAGCGGCTCCGGGAATACTTCAACTCGGAAAAACCGGAGGGCCGGGTGATCATGACCCGAGTGCAGAAAATGAACTGGAAAAACGTTTACTACAAATTCCTGGAGATCACCATCAGCGAAGCCCGATGCTTGGAGCTGCACATGGAGATCGACTGGATTCCCATCGCTCACTCCAAACCCACCGGGGGGAACGTGGTGCAGTATTTATTGCCGGGAGGGATCCCCAAAAGCCCTGGCCTGTACGCCATCGGATACGAGGAGTGCCACGAGAAACCCCCCTCCCCGCTGGCCGAGCACCGGGCGCCTGACCCCGGCAATGAGACTCCAGGGGAGCTGGAGGTCCCCTCTCCGCAGGCCTCCCTCCGGGTGGATATGGAATCCGCCCGGATTATCTATTGTTACCTTGGCATCGCTGAGGTCCGGActctccagcagtgcctgtttTTACACTTCCAGGCAAACACCAAAACCTTCAGCAAAGATTGGGTCGGGATCAACGCCTTTTTATCTCAGAACTGCGTCGTAGAGCCCGGCGTCTCGCCCAAATCCATCTACATCAAATTTGTGGAAGTGGAGAGGGATTTTCTGTCCGCCGGCTCTTTGGTAGAGTGCCTGGAAAAAGCCATCGGGTACCCCTTAAAATTTAACAACTGA